One region of Dysidea avara chromosome 1, odDysAvar1.4, whole genome shotgun sequence genomic DNA includes:
- the LOC136238899 gene encoding uncharacterized protein — protein sequence MFRKLCVEKAEWVELLQDDLLRQWRLILMELETINEIRIDRCYFTENSTPVTVQLHASIEAYAAVVYLQVMYSDNSVTSMILASKMRVSPLKVQTISRLELLSAVILSRLFTTIRDRLSSLKPVDMFLWTDSTLVLCWLRSNKPCKQYVSSRINEIHRLTSKENWHHCSGALNPADMPSRGVKGSKLLGSRAWWEGPLFLKLAKEKWPCSDVTDVCEVAQDEFISSPPEVVHTLATYVASGARSLVKVFDVIDLHLELVPNLNAEPFLLAFSRFVSRRGLPTTLLSDNAKTFKSASKKIRDIVGSREITSHLTRHCVTWHFIVERSPWWGEFWEWMVQLVKRCLRKAVGRSTLTFDQLNTVLVEVEAIVNSRPLTYVYDDMEGVSYSVSSSHLFYGRRITRKPNSEAYEVTSTHDALKGEEEQAAKTHNE from the exons ATGTTTAGAAAATTGTGTGTTGAGAAGGCGGAGTGGGTTGAGCTATTACAGGACGACCTGCTAAGACAGTGGAGATTGATACTCATGGAGCTTGAGACGATAAACGAGATCAGAATCGACCGATGCTATTTCACTGAAAATTCCACCCCTGTGACTGTTCAACTACATGCTTCAATTGAGGCTTATGCTGCCGTGGTGTATTTACAAGTCATGTACTCTGACAACAGCGTAACATCAATGATCTTGGCATCAAAGATGAGAGTGTCACCTCTGAAGGTTCAAACTATATCCCGGCTTGAATTACTGTCAGCTGTTATCTTATCCCGACTTTTTACAACAATTAGAGACCGTTTGTCATCTTTAAAGCCTGTGGACATGTTTTTGTGGACAGACTCAACTTTAGTGTTGTGTTGGCTTCGTAGTAATAAACCCTGCAAACAGTATGTTAGCAGCCGAATAAACGAGATTCATCGATTGACGAGCAAAGAGAATTGGCACCACTGCTCTGGAGCACTAAATCCAGCTGACATGCCATCCAGAGGTGTGAAAGGGTCCAAGTTGTTGGGCAGTAGAGCATGGTGGGAAGGACCTCTGTTCCTTAAACTAGCTAAAGAGAAATGGCCTTGCTCAGATGTGACCGATGTTTGTGAAGTGGCCCAAGATGAATTCATATCAAGCCCTCCGGAAGTGGTCCATACACTGGCCACCTATGTTGCAAGTGGTGCACGTAGTCTAGTTAAAGTGTTTGATGTGATTGATT TGCATCTGGAGCTGGTTCCCAATCTCAATGCTGAGCCATTCCTGCTTGCTTTTTCCCGATTTGTGAGTAGACGTGGCTTGCCTACAACACTTTTGTCGGATAACGCGAAGACTTTCAAATCTGCTAGTAAGAAGATCCGTGACATCGTAGGCTCAAGAGAGATTACCTCACATTTGACCAGGCACTGTGTTACTTGGCATTTTATTGTTGAACGATCCCCCTGGTGGGGGGAATTCTGGGAGTGGATGGTACAACTTGTCAAAAGATGTTTGAGAAAGGCTGTTGGCAGAAGCACCTTGACCTTTGATCAGCTTAACACTGTGCTAGTTGAAGTAGAGGCCATCGTGAACTCAAGACCCCTAACTTATGTGTACGATGACATGGAAGGTGTCAGTTATTCCGTTTCATCATCTCACTTGTTTTATGGCCGAAGAATCACCAGAAAGCCCAATAGTGAAGCTTATGAGGTAACAAGTACCCATGATGCTTTAAAGGGTGAAGAAGAGCAAGCAGCAAAGACACACAATGAATAG
- the LOC136260351 gene encoding uncharacterized protein isoform X1, whose protein sequence is MNFSACWIVSSDIETDVFGVATDVPGQFACVFNLRLTSVPAYSFTGLSIECHDFSYQLSLYTSDVNLQVSLLRCIRHSVDGIEQVSSVDCSGIKGVNFQCLLDCVIRYRNKCFWYCDRCSRSQYRHADIQEIITIVGTIFSQVLM, encoded by the exons atgaatttcag tgcctgctggattgtttcgtcagatatcgaaacagatgtctttggtgttgcgaccgatgttccaggtcagtttgcatgtgtgtttaatttaaggttgacttcagtgcctgcttattcttttacaggtctcagtattgagtgtcatgatttcag ttatcaattatcactgtatactagtgatgtgaatttgcaggtcagtctactcagatgtatcaggcatagtgttgatgggatcgaacaagtatccagtgtagactgtagtggcatcaagggtgttaatttccag tgcctgctggattgtgtcatcagatatcgaaacaagtgtttttggtattgtgaccgatgttccag gtctcagtatcgtcatgctgacatacaagaaatcatcactattgtcggaactatttttagtcaagtcttgatgtga
- the LOC136260351 gene encoding uncharacterized protein isoform X2, which yields MNFSACWIVSSDIETDVFGVATDVPGLSIECHDFSYQLSLYTSDVNLQVSLLRCIRHSVDGIEQVSSVDCSGIKGVNFQCLLDCVIRYRNKCFWYCDRCSRSQYRHADIQEIITIVGTIFSQVLM from the exons atgaatttcag tgcctgctggattgtttcgtcagatatcgaaacagatgtctttggtgttgcgaccgatgttccag gtctcagtattgagtgtcatgatttcag ttatcaattatcactgtatactagtgatgtgaatttgcaggtcagtctactcagatgtatcaggcatagtgttgatgggatcgaacaagtatccagtgtagactgtagtggcatcaagggtgttaatttccag tgcctgctggattgtgtcatcagatatcgaaacaagtgtttttggtattgtgaccgatgttccag gtctcagtatcgtcatgctgacatacaagaaatcatcactattgtcggaactatttttagtcaagtcttgatgtga